A section of the bacterium genome encodes:
- the dnaG gene encoding DNA primase, with amino-acid sequence MGRITVPMAGLISKSVLDDIRFRCDIVDVIDAYLTLPQKGNIIKALCPFHKEKTPSFNVNRQRQIFHCFGCGAGGDVFKFVMLYEHVDFIGAIKILAEKAGIPLQFEKGSEPSADKEILLTIHEEAAALFHRQLLQNPDALIAREYLNKRQLTTEVIEDFMIGYAPDSWDFLLQWALKKGHALQKLDLAGLLIRREEDRGSQPYYDRFRGRIMFPIRNEQGRIVAFSGRTLLQDPKAAKYVNSPETPLFRKSHILYALDRARREIVETREAIICEGQIDVIRCHQAGFKTAVAAQGTAFTEDHARMLKRYADGVVLVFDSDDAGRNAALKASAVFMQMGLAVRVASLPQGEDPDSLILKQGAPAFAKALSQAVPAIDFQLNLLLSQEDIRSEVGMMKVSRAALATISQSPNAIQRDVLVQTVARRLGVSADALNVELRHLRRNAPPPAPDTGTQPAPVQRPVSEVLLAEHLGTNPDLVTIMELFLPFTMITDPTCRAFLEVLRDSSREGVDVMQLLTERDDADRNLSTFAAQVLSAPHKAGLEGNDRQAVEGLILGMWRTELQTRRIQVEQQLHAATDDPARDELSAQWAQLTTDINRLKRWDTGEAVLKLYI; translated from the coding sequence ATGGGAAGAATAACCGTTCCCATGGCCGGCCTCATCTCTAAATCCGTGTTGGACGATATCCGCTTCCGCTGCGATATTGTCGATGTCATTGACGCCTATCTCACCCTGCCGCAGAAGGGGAACATCATCAAGGCCCTCTGCCCCTTCCACAAGGAGAAGACCCCCTCCTTCAACGTCAACCGGCAACGCCAGATCTTCCATTGTTTCGGCTGTGGCGCAGGCGGCGATGTGTTCAAGTTTGTGATGCTTTACGAGCATGTCGACTTCATTGGCGCCATCAAGATCCTGGCCGAAAAAGCCGGCATTCCCCTTCAGTTCGAAAAGGGCTCGGAACCCTCCGCAGACAAGGAAATCCTGCTGACCATCCATGAAGAAGCCGCGGCGCTTTTCCACCGGCAGTTGTTGCAGAACCCTGATGCCCTGATCGCCCGGGAGTATCTGAACAAACGGCAGCTCACGACGGAAGTCATTGAAGACTTCATGATCGGCTACGCCCCGGATTCCTGGGACTTTCTCCTGCAGTGGGCGCTCAAAAAGGGCCATGCGCTTCAGAAACTGGATCTCGCCGGCCTGCTCATCCGGCGGGAGGAGGATCGCGGCTCCCAGCCCTACTACGACCGGTTCCGGGGCCGGATCATGTTTCCCATCCGCAATGAGCAGGGCCGGATTGTGGCCTTCAGCGGACGCACGCTGTTGCAAGACCCGAAGGCCGCCAAATATGTCAACAGCCCGGAAACCCCGTTATTCCGGAAAAGCCATATCCTCTATGCCCTTGACCGCGCGCGCCGGGAAATCGTTGAAACCCGCGAGGCGATTATCTGTGAAGGCCAGATTGATGTGATCCGCTGCCATCAGGCGGGATTCAAAACCGCGGTGGCCGCCCAGGGCACCGCCTTCACAGAGGATCACGCGCGCATGCTGAAGCGGTACGCCGATGGCGTGGTACTGGTGTTTGACTCTGATGATGCCGGACGCAACGCCGCGCTCAAGGCGTCTGCCGTCTTCATGCAGATGGGACTGGCCGTGAGGGTGGCCAGCCTGCCGCAGGGCGAGGATCCGGATTCGCTCATTTTGAAGCAGGGGGCGCCCGCCTTCGCCAAAGCCCTCTCCCAGGCGGTCCCTGCCATCGACTTCCAACTGAACCTGTTGTTGAGCCAGGAGGACATCCGCTCCGAAGTGGGAATGATGAAGGTCAGCCGGGCGGCCCTGGCCACGATCAGCCAGAGCCCCAACGCCATCCAGCGCGACGTCCTGGTCCAGACCGTGGCTCGGCGGCTGGGCGTTTCCGCGGATGCCCTGAATGTCGAACTCCGGCACCTCCGGCGAAATGCCCCGCCCCCTGCCCCCGACACCGGCACCCAGCCTGCCCCCGTCCAGCGGCCGGTCAGCGAAGTACTGCTGGCGGAACATCTTGGCACCAATCCGGACCTGGTCACCATCATGGAACTCTTTCTCCCCTTCACCATGATCACCGACCCCACCTGCCGCGCCTTTCTCGAGGTGCTGCGGGATAGTTCACGGGAAGGCGTGGATGTCATGCAACTGCTCACGGAACGGGACGATGCGGATCGCAACCTGTCCACCTTTGCCGCCCAGGTCCTGAGCGCCCCCCACAAGGCAGGACTGGAAGGAAATGACCGCCAGGCCGTTGAAGGCCTGATCCTGGGAATGTGGCGCACTGAACTGCAGACCCGGCGTATCCAGGTAGAACAACAGCTTCACGCCGCCACGGATGACCCGGCCCGCGACGAACTTTCAGCGCAATGGGCTCAACTCACCACCGATATCAACCGTTTAAAGCGCTGGGATACCGGCGAGGCCGTTCTAAAACTCTATATTTAA
- a CDS encoding O-antigen ligase family protein, with amino-acid sequence MLTTHIGKTIEERAFAALLATLFAITFSIALGQLFAGICLGLFLLGLFRKQIVWRSPPGSMWAVAFIVLAVILSASHGEAAGLWRRVSRLGWFILIPVTASLVNRPGRDWKVIAAFLAGAAVLGVKDLVLYPILAGLKPVPDYLTALIDKGSMTDGQMLMLGVVGTVLVLVMAIKDRRSIPWWGWVLLLAQVAGLLINFKRGSWFCALILIGIMVLMQLRWRAWLVMVIGVVIFCALPPVQTRMGQLKREFNVEGGGRLTMWFKIAPTLIQEHPAGLGYGCLTNDQMRQVFKRVEPNRNHLHANWAQVLVETGWAGLALYLAWMAKMLLNKLAWIRRVRGRTLEERGVAWVAFTLLVGLLLNGLVEYNFGDTELVFIYAFLMGLTGACNSKSESVK; translated from the coding sequence ATGTTAACCACGCACATCGGGAAAACAATCGAGGAACGGGCCTTTGCCGCCCTGCTGGCGACGCTCTTCGCCATCACCTTCTCGATTGCACTGGGACAACTGTTCGCCGGCATCTGTCTGGGCCTCTTCCTCCTGGGCCTTTTCAGGAAACAGATTGTGTGGCGTAGTCCGCCCGGTAGCATGTGGGCGGTGGCCTTTATTGTCCTGGCAGTCATTCTCTCCGCCAGCCACGGGGAGGCGGCGGGACTGTGGCGGCGGGTCAGCCGGCTAGGCTGGTTTATCCTGATCCCGGTCACCGCTTCACTGGTGAACCGGCCGGGGCGTGACTGGAAAGTGATCGCGGCGTTTCTGGCGGGAGCGGCGGTACTCGGGGTCAAGGATCTCGTGCTCTACCCGATTCTGGCCGGGCTCAAGCCGGTACCGGATTACCTTACGGCGCTCATTGATAAGGGATCGATGACGGATGGCCAGATGCTGATGCTGGGCGTTGTGGGGACGGTGTTGGTTCTAGTGATGGCGATTAAGGATCGTCGATCCATCCCCTGGTGGGGCTGGGTGCTCCTGCTGGCGCAGGTGGCGGGGTTGCTGATCAACTTCAAGCGGGGCTCCTGGTTCTGCGCGCTGATTCTGATCGGCATCATGGTGTTAATGCAGCTCCGGTGGCGCGCCTGGCTGGTCATGGTGATAGGGGTGGTGATTTTTTGCGCCCTTCCGCCGGTTCAGACCCGGATGGGTCAATTGAAACGGGAATTTAATGTGGAGGGTGGTGGCCGGTTGACCATGTGGTTTAAAATTGCGCCCACCTTGATTCAGGAACACCCGGCCGGGCTAGGCTACGGCTGTTTGACCAACGATCAGATGCGGCAGGTGTTCAAACGGGTGGAGCCAAATCGGAATCACCTGCATGCCAATTGGGCGCAAGTGCTGGTTGAGACAGGCTGGGCGGGGCTGGCGCTGTATCTGGCCTGGATGGCGAAAATGCTGCTCAATAAACTGGCTTGGATCAGGCGCGTCCGGGGGAGAACGCTGGAGGAACGCGGGGTGGCGTGGGTGGCTTTTACCCTGCTGGTCGGTCTTTTGTTAAATGGCCTGGTCGAGTATAATTTTGGAGACACCGAACTGGTCTTTATTTATGCTTTTCTCATGGGGTTAACAGGAGCTTGCAACAGCAAGTCTGAGTCAGTAAAGTGA
- a CDS encoding DUF5989 family protein, with product MRFLKHLGRLLKEFGDFAWHNKAWWIIPVVLVLLLLGIFIVAGQAVAPFIYTLF from the coding sequence ATGCGCTTTTTAAAACATCTGGGACGGTTGCTTAAGGAGTTTGGGGATTTTGCCTGGCATAACAAGGCCTGGTGGATCATCCCGGTGGTTCTGGTTCTCCTCCTGCTGGGAATCTTTATCGTCGCCGGCCAGGCCGTGGCACCGTTCATCTATACGCTGTTCTAA
- a CDS encoding D-alanine--D-alanine ligase translates to MKAKPGQFKKVAVLKGGPSSERSISLKSGTAVAGGLRAAGYDVIEVDVTGRSLELPEPVDAVFVALHGEFGEDGQIQALLEARHLPYTGSGPNASRISFDKRLSKAVFVQAGIPTAPYETLGPAGHLTLPLPIVVKPPCQGSTIGIFKVSRPEEWAAAFRESLRYDGEIIAEAFIPGRELTVGIVGQTALPAIEILAPDGWYDFDAKYSKGHSRHLCPAPLDQEIADRARAIALHTFNALGCRGLGRVDFRLTESGELFVLELNNIPGFTETSLLPEAALAAGIGFPELCRQIMEMATLESKVSPPVGGRHVV, encoded by the coding sequence GTGAAAGCAAAACCCGGACAATTTAAAAAAGTCGCCGTCCTCAAGGGCGGGCCCTCTTCGGAACGCAGCATTTCCCTGAAGTCCGGAACCGCGGTGGCCGGTGGCCTGCGGGCCGCAGGCTATGACGTGATTGAAGTGGATGTCACAGGCCGGTCCCTGGAGCTTCCTGAGCCCGTCGACGCCGTATTTGTCGCCCTGCATGGCGAGTTTGGCGAGGATGGCCAGATCCAGGCACTCCTCGAGGCCCGACACCTCCCCTACACCGGCTCCGGCCCGAATGCCAGCCGGATCTCTTTTGACAAGCGGCTAAGCAAAGCGGTGTTCGTACAGGCCGGTATTCCGACCGCGCCTTACGAGACCCTTGGCCCGGCCGGACACCTCACCCTCCCCCTGCCGATTGTGGTCAAGCCGCCCTGTCAGGGCTCAACCATTGGAATCTTTAAAGTCAGCCGCCCGGAGGAATGGGCCGCCGCGTTTCGTGAATCGCTCCGGTATGACGGCGAAATTATCGCTGAAGCCTTTATTCCGGGGCGTGAATTGACGGTCGGCATCGTGGGCCAGACCGCCCTGCCCGCCATCGAAATTCTGGCACCGGACGGCTGGTACGATTTCGACGCCAAATACAGCAAGGGCCATTCCCGGCATCTCTGCCCGGCCCCCCTGGATCAGGAGATAGCGGACCGAGCCCGGGCGATTGCCCTCCATACCTTTAACGCGCTCGGTTGCCGGGGCTTGGGTCGGGTGGACTTCCGGCTGACCGAATCCGGCGAATTGTTCGTATTGGAACTCAATAATATTCCCGGCTTCACGGAAACCAGCCTGCTCCCGGAGGCGGCGCTCGCGGCGGGAATCGGATTCCCTGAGCTCTGCCGGCAGATTATGGAAATGGCCACGCTGGAATCGAAGGTCTCACCGCCTGTGGGAGGACGCCATGTGGTTTAA
- a CDS encoding tetratricopeptide repeat protein — protein MKKHIFNSLTGAVLVILFLTGCGHDPVASAIKAIEQGHLQKAEQLLVQALQEDPSNLNALINLSIVQLKNGQQDQALAGFLQVGEQMPDDARPLEYAASIHMENSRWPEAAALLTEALRRSPRSPSVQTAIALVELNTLGAPAAQDRLMKLIGDMPTYAPALFNLGVINRDWLKNQNESKKYFQRYLALEKNDSHTVIARVVMTEKMRKPAPSAALPRNPQVAAEAFSQGVRHHQARNYDKAIEAYQRALQNDPTLVRAHYNLGLLLRDKRDLAQARIEFEAALAVTPEMSDARYMLALVMIDQGLETEAARQLTTLTQKAPRHAEAHLALGLLYKKDPAKKELARKEFNTYLKLDPNGTSAKEIRNWLKYLQ, from the coding sequence ATGAAAAAGCACATCTTCAATTCACTCACGGGCGCGGTTCTGGTCATCCTGTTCCTGACCGGCTGCGGGCATGACCCCGTGGCCTCCGCCATTAAAGCCATTGAGCAGGGCCATCTTCAAAAAGCCGAGCAACTCCTGGTTCAGGCCTTGCAGGAAGATCCTTCCAATCTCAATGCACTCATCAACCTCAGTATCGTGCAGCTGAAAAACGGGCAGCAGGACCAGGCCCTGGCGGGCTTCCTCCAAGTAGGGGAACAAATGCCAGATGATGCGCGACCACTGGAATATGCGGCCAGTATTCACATGGAGAACAGCCGCTGGCCCGAAGCGGCCGCCCTGCTGACCGAGGCACTCCGGCGTAGTCCCCGCTCCCCCAGTGTCCAGACCGCCATCGCCCTCGTCGAATTAAATACCCTGGGCGCCCCGGCCGCCCAGGACCGGTTAATGAAGCTGATCGGGGACATGCCCACCTATGCGCCCGCCCTGTTTAATCTGGGCGTGATCAACCGGGACTGGCTTAAGAACCAGAATGAATCGAAAAAATATTTCCAGCGCTATCTGGCCCTCGAGAAAAACGATTCCCACACCGTCATTGCGCGAGTGGTCATGACCGAAAAAATGCGCAAACCCGCCCCCTCCGCGGCCCTTCCCCGGAATCCACAAGTGGCGGCCGAAGCCTTTTCCCAGGGAGTCCGTCATCATCAGGCGCGCAATTACGATAAGGCCATCGAGGCCTACCAGCGCGCCCTTCAAAACGATCCCACCCTGGTACGCGCCCATTACAATCTGGGGCTGCTCCTCCGTGACAAACGGGATCTGGCGCAAGCCCGCATTGAATTTGAAGCGGCGCTGGCCGTTACGCCCGAAATGTCCGACGCCCGCTACATGCTGGCGCTTGTCATGATTGATCAGGGGCTGGAAACGGAGGCGGCCCGGCAACTCACGACCTTGACCCAAAAGGCGCCGCGCCACGCCGAAGCGCATCTGGCACTCGGGCTCCTCTACAAAAAAGACCCCGCAAAAAAGGAACTTGCACGCAAAGAGTTCAATACCTACCTCAAGCTGGATCCGAACGGAACCTCCGCCAAGGAAATCCGGAACTGGCTGAAATACCTTCAATAG
- a CDS encoding glycosyltransferase family 39 protein, which produces MKRRFWIYALPVLLLLAVTLPHLEQGDFRIETAHYAAVGLQAWQNPALFWTPHEHPAVPYFNKPPLVFWIHGLFLHLFGITLAAVRLPGIFAAAGCVILTIGITRRLSGRAVALLTGCIMALSYEFFRRSREICLDMWQLLFMLAAAWIWIAAAKSPHRHLFWLAGLPLGLALMCKPLMALMLLPILLGWLLIGRQHRERPSLIPVLTVMFTALLVALPWHASMIHLYGDRFVQQYFGHEVVARLQGYRNREPVWYYAIEIGRSYWPWMIALFAGLFRWWQGPVSRHHRQMLWMASVWAGLWAVSLTLFPDKRPRYELPLYPMLAMISAYGIATWGWRPLRHWYRCGLPLTALLVVALSLAIHLLPIQFQKPPEKDLTALVEWARLQDRTCVVSAAMTAIDESTVFLKAGYWPTPLPLAPKPLKPGSLVIYSDPFPWKPPASAKPVFNQGPYHVVEISSLPTRN; this is translated from the coding sequence ATGAAACGACGATTTTGGATCTATGCGTTGCCGGTCCTGCTCCTGCTGGCGGTCACCCTGCCTCATCTTGAACAGGGCGATTTCCGGATTGAAACGGCGCATTATGCCGCCGTGGGGCTGCAAGCCTGGCAGAACCCGGCCCTGTTCTGGACACCGCACGAACATCCCGCCGTCCCCTATTTCAACAAGCCGCCTCTGGTATTCTGGATTCACGGTCTCTTCCTGCATCTGTTTGGCATCACCCTGGCCGCCGTACGCCTCCCTGGCATATTCGCCGCCGCAGGATGCGTGATCCTCACCATTGGCATTACCCGCCGCCTGTCAGGAAGAGCCGTCGCCCTGCTCACCGGGTGCATCATGGCCTTGAGCTATGAATTTTTCCGCCGCTCACGGGAAATCTGTCTCGATATGTGGCAACTCCTGTTCATGCTGGCCGCCGCCTGGATCTGGATAGCGGCCGCGAAAAGCCCACACCGGCACCTGTTCTGGCTCGCAGGCCTCCCGCTAGGTCTGGCCCTCATGTGCAAACCGCTGATGGCGCTCATGCTGCTCCCCATTCTTCTCGGCTGGCTATTGATCGGCAGACAACACCGAGAGCGGCCCTCCCTCATTCCGGTGCTGACCGTCATGTTTACCGCCCTGCTCGTGGCCCTGCCGTGGCACGCCTCCATGATTCACCTCTACGGCGACCGTTTCGTCCAGCAATACTTCGGCCATGAAGTGGTGGCCCGGCTGCAGGGATATCGCAACCGCGAGCCCGTCTGGTATTACGCCATTGAAATCGGGCGGTCCTATTGGCCCTGGATGATTGCCCTGTTCGCAGGCCTGTTCCGCTGGTGGCAGGGACCCGTCTCCCGGCATCACCGCCAGATGCTTTGGATGGCGTCGGTATGGGCAGGCCTCTGGGCAGTTAGCCTGACCCTGTTCCCGGACAAGCGGCCCCGCTATGAACTCCCGCTTTACCCCATGCTGGCCATGATCTCGGCTTATGGGATCGCCACCTGGGGCTGGCGCCCCCTGCGTCACTGGTACCGGTGCGGCCTCCCCCTCACCGCCCTGCTGGTCGTGGCCCTGAGTCTGGCCATCCACCTCCTGCCCATCCAATTCCAGAAGCCTCCGGAAAAAGATCTGACCGCCTTAGTGGAGTGGGCCCGGTTGCAGGATCGAACGTGTGTGGTATCTGCCGCCATGACCGCCATTGACGAAAGCACGGTGTTTTTAAAAGCCGGCTATTGGCCTACCCCGCTGCCGCTTGCCCCGAAACCACTCAAGCCCGGCAGTCTGGTGATCTATTCCGATCCCTTCCCGTGGAAGCCGCCGGCCTCGGCTAAACCGGTATTCAATCAGGGCCCCTATCACGTTGTCGAAATTTCCTCACTTCCGACCAGGAACTAG
- a CDS encoding CvpA family protein, which translates to MQNLGFTIADVIGIGVILIGVIMGFRQGLSGQMAMVLSVLSVTAALVNGFTPTRDWLVSQFAMPAELARLATLILLVVIPILTVMMLYAFLRYMLKITFTTWIDRLGGAIAGGLTTAGLVLLVFVIFNVLPEDHRPVAIGQQSWIAREVLGAENELIKKLTSRVETGEGIIQKARQERAGKREKWEE; encoded by the coding sequence ATGCAAAACCTAGGCTTCACCATTGCAGATGTGATCGGGATTGGCGTCATCCTGATTGGCGTCATCATGGGATTCCGACAGGGCCTCTCAGGGCAGATGGCGATGGTCCTCTCCGTCCTGTCCGTCACGGCGGCCCTGGTCAACGGGTTCACCCCGACCCGTGACTGGCTGGTCTCCCAGTTTGCCATGCCGGCGGAACTGGCCCGGCTGGCCACCCTGATCCTGCTCGTCGTGATTCCCATCCTCACCGTCATGATGCTCTACGCGTTCCTTCGCTACATGCTCAAAATCACCTTTACCACCTGGATCGACCGGCTTGGCGGCGCCATTGCCGGCGGATTAACCACGGCCGGACTCGTCCTGCTGGTTTTTGTGATTTTCAATGTCCTTCCTGAGGACCATCGTCCGGTAGCGATCGGCCAACAATCATGGATCGCCCGCGAAGTGCTTGGCGCCGAAAACGAGCTCATCAAGAAGCTCACCTCGCGGGTGGAAACCGGCGAGGGGATCATTCAAAAAGCCCGTCAGGAACGCGCCGGCAAGCGCGAGAAATGGGAAGAATAA
- a CDS encoding carbamoyltransferase, translating to MNILGISAFYHDSAAALVCDGEIIAAAQEERFTRKKHDPNFPLNAVKYCLAELEKRGGTLDAVTFYDKPIRKFERILKTYFSTAPAGLPSFMMAIPLWLKEKLWIPMEIEEALEKCGLKTIPPIYFPEHHESHAASAFFPSPFQKAAILTLDGVGEWATSTIGLGDGNKLEILQDLHFPHSLGLLYSAFTYFCGFRVNSGEYKLMGLAPYGEPKYVDVIWDNLLDMRDDGSFRLNLKYFGFVDGLTMTNDAFAGLFGGPARSSESEITQREMDIARSIQVVTEEIVIRMARHAKKITGADYLCMAGGVALNCVANGRLLREGIFKDIWIQPAAGDAGGALGAALMVAYQVKQHPRQADNVHDFMKGSLLGPDIEDAAVDAFLKANHYPGHKFERQPWAAEIARLIAAENVIGLVQGRMEFGPRALGARSIIGDARSQKMQSVMNLKIKYRESFRPFAPACLAERVSDYFELDRPSPYMLLVAQVQKARCKGLEEAGRLSIRDRINQVRSDIPAITHVDYSARVQTVSPESNAGYYAIIKAFDQQTGYGVIINTSFNVRGEPIVSTPEDAYRCFMRTEMDYLVLGSFILSKKEQPPWQDKANWRTEYALD from the coding sequence ATGAATATTCTTGGAATCAGCGCGTTCTATCATGATTCTGCGGCGGCTCTGGTGTGTGACGGCGAAATCATCGCCGCCGCGCAGGAAGAGCGGTTTACCCGGAAAAAACACGACCCCAATTTCCCGTTGAATGCGGTCAAGTACTGCCTCGCAGAACTTGAAAAGCGCGGCGGCACCTTGGATGCCGTCACCTTTTATGACAAACCCATCCGCAAGTTTGAACGGATTTTAAAGACGTACTTCAGTACGGCGCCTGCGGGCTTACCCTCCTTTATGATGGCCATACCACTCTGGCTCAAGGAGAAGCTCTGGATCCCCATGGAGATCGAGGAAGCGCTTGAGAAGTGCGGGCTGAAAACCATTCCGCCGATCTACTTCCCCGAGCATCACGAGTCCCATGCCGCCAGTGCCTTTTTCCCGTCTCCTTTCCAGAAAGCCGCGATCCTGACGCTGGATGGAGTGGGGGAGTGGGCCACGAGCACCATTGGCCTGGGCGATGGCAATAAGCTGGAGATCCTGCAGGATTTACATTTCCCGCATTCACTCGGGTTACTCTATTCGGCTTTTACCTATTTCTGCGGGTTCCGTGTCAATTCAGGTGAGTACAAACTGATGGGGTTGGCGCCGTATGGCGAGCCGAAGTATGTGGATGTCATCTGGGACAATCTCCTGGATATGCGTGACGACGGCTCCTTCCGGCTGAATTTGAAGTATTTCGGGTTTGTCGATGGGCTCACCATGACCAATGACGCCTTTGCCGGGCTCTTTGGCGGGCCGGCCCGCTCCTCCGAGAGCGAAATCACCCAGCGTGAAATGGACATTGCCCGTTCCATTCAGGTCGTGACCGAGGAAATTGTGATCCGCATGGCGCGTCACGCCAAGAAGATCACAGGGGCGGATTATTTGTGTATGGCGGGCGGGGTGGCGCTGAACTGCGTGGCCAATGGCCGACTTCTGCGGGAAGGTATTTTCAAGGACATCTGGATTCAGCCAGCGGCCGGGGATGCCGGGGGCGCCTTGGGGGCGGCCCTCATGGTGGCTTACCAGGTCAAGCAGCACCCACGTCAGGCGGACAATGTGCATGACTTCATGAAGGGCTCGCTCCTGGGGCCGGACATTGAGGATGCGGCCGTGGACGCCTTTCTCAAGGCGAATCACTATCCCGGCCACAAGTTCGAGCGTCAGCCCTGGGCGGCTGAGATTGCCCGGCTCATTGCCGCGGAAAATGTCATTGGACTGGTTCAGGGGCGGATGGAATTCGGGCCCCGTGCGTTGGGGGCGCGCTCGATTATCGGGGATGCCCGTTCACAGAAAATGCAGTCGGTGATGAACCTGAAGATCAAATACCGGGAATCGTTCCGGCCCTTTGCTCCGGCCTGTCTGGCGGAACGGGTGAGTGACTACTTCGAGTTGGACCGGCCGTCTCCTTATATGTTGCTGGTGGCACAGGTCCAAAAAGCGCGTTGCAAAGGTCTGGAGGAGGCCGGCCGGCTTTCGATCCGGGATCGCATCAATCAGGTGCGGTCGGATATTCCCGCCATTACGCATGTGGATTATTCGGCCCGGGTGCAGACGGTGTCGCCGGAGAGTAATGCCGGGTATTACGCCATTATCAAGGCCTTCGACCAACAGACCGGGTACGGGGTGATCATCAATACCTCATTCAATGTCCGGGGTGAGCCGATTGTGTCGACCCCGGAGGATGCCTATCGCTGTTTCATGCGGACCGAGATGGATTATCTGGTCCTGGGCTCATTTATATTGTCGAAAAAAGAACAACCGCCCTGGCAGGACAAGGCCAATTGGCGGACGGAATACGCATTAGATTAA
- a CDS encoding FtsQ-type POTRA domain-containing protein encodes MWFKQKDGADSDKGRRGDSSKINTRRDQRLNDKKPPLPKIVWIPLAGVIAIGMGALLTWKLGAVLFWENPKYTIQKLEIHIEGPTISPAHVREYMRIGEGTNLFSSNLYSLRSDFLRKAPIAKSVKLQRHLPDTLIIEVVERIPLARLGRWGTLAVDREGCVFNLRAGGRDYPVITGSEAGLKPGARVDQSAMNAIEIIDLCNRSKLGEQIKIATLDVSTKDYLEMHLTAGEKIKVGWENMDQNLPDLRQKVEHKLVTLASALRASEERGRRLVNLDLTFSDQYIPAQEY; translated from the coding sequence ATGTGGTTTAAGCAGAAGGATGGGGCGGATTCGGATAAAGGGCGCCGTGGCGATTCCTCGAAAATCAATACCCGGCGCGACCAGCGGTTGAACGACAAAAAACCGCCCCTGCCGAAAATCGTCTGGATTCCACTGGCAGGCGTCATTGCCATTGGCATGGGGGCCCTGCTGACCTGGAAACTCGGGGCCGTGCTGTTCTGGGAAAACCCGAAATATACGATTCAAAAGCTTGAGATTCATATTGAGGGCCCTACGATCTCCCCGGCGCATGTCCGGGAGTATATGCGCATTGGCGAAGGGACCAACCTGTTTTCCTCAAATCTGTATTCCCTGCGTTCCGATTTCCTGCGCAAGGCCCCCATCGCCAAATCGGTCAAACTCCAACGCCATCTCCCCGACACGTTGATCATTGAGGTCGTCGAGCGGATCCCGCTTGCCCGGTTGGGCCGCTGGGGCACGCTAGCCGTGGACCGCGAGGGGTGCGTGTTCAATCTCCGGGCGGGCGGCCGCGATTATCCCGTGATCACCGGCTCCGAGGCAGGCCTCAAGCCCGGCGCCCGCGTCGACCAATCGGCCATGAATGCGATTGAAATCATCGATCTCTGTAACCGGTCGAAATTGGGAGAGCAGATTAAAATTGCCACCCTTGACGTGAGCACCAAAGACTATCTCGAGATGCACCTGACGGCGGGCGAAAAGATCAAAGTCGGGTGGGAAAACATGGATCAGAATCTTCCCGATCTCCGGCAAAAGGTCGAACACAAACTGGTCACCCTGGCCAGCGCGTTGCGCGCCTCCGAGGAACGCGGCCGCCGCCTGGTGAATCTGGATCTCACTTTTTCCGACCAGTACATCCCTGCACAGGAGTATTAA
- a CDS encoding glycosyltransferase family 2 protein produces the protein MNVSIVAPVYNEQDNVLPLAGELHKLHSVIPNLEVLLVDDGSRDETWARILEAQTRFSTVRGIHYDQNRGQSHAMLVGLQMAAGDILVTIDGDLQNNPADIPRMLEELNGYDSVCGFRAKRKDTWARRVGSRLANRVRNWATHDGIRDTGCSLKVFRKACVSDLPHVEGVHRFMPAYFKLNGRKIKEVAVDHRARTMGASKYTNMKRLPRTIFDLFGFVWYRKRYLLQLDASLIKRS, from the coding sequence ATGAACGTTTCCATTGTGGCTCCGGTCTATAACGAACAGGACAATGTGTTGCCCCTTGCCGGAGAACTGCACAAACTCCACAGCGTGATTCCCAATCTCGAAGTCCTGCTGGTCGATGACGGCAGTCGCGATGAGACCTGGGCCCGCATTCTGGAAGCGCAAACCCGCTTCTCAACGGTCCGGGGCATTCACTACGACCAGAACCGCGGCCAGAGTCATGCGATGCTTGTCGGGCTCCAGATGGCGGCCGGCGACATTCTGGTGACCATTGACGGGGATCTTCAGAATAATCCGGCCGATATCCCCCGCATGCTCGAGGAACTCAACGGTTATGACTCGGTGTGCGGGTTCCGGGCCAAGCGCAAGGACACCTGGGCCCGGCGGGTGGGCTCACGCCTCGCCAATCGCGTCCGCAACTGGGCGACCCATGATGGCATCCGTGACACGGGCTGCAGCCTCAAGGTGTTCCGCAAGGCCTGCGTCAGCGACCTGCCGCATGTGGAAGGGGTACACCGCTTCATGCCTGCCTATTTCAAACTCAATGGCCGGAAAATCAAGGAAGTCGCCGTGGATCACCGCGCACGGACCATGGGGGCCTCGAAGTATACCAACATGAAGCGATTGCCCCGGACGATTTTCGACCTGTTCGGCTTTGTCTGGTACCGGAAACGCTACCTGCTCCAGCTGGATGCCAGCTTGATTAAGCGGTCGTGA